From the Hymenobacter yonginensis genome, one window contains:
- a CDS encoding CPBP family intramembrane glutamic endopeptidase, translated as MVFILAQQLAANLFDVFPVDRNSRNLIKGLISSAAVVWTYRSFYGRIERRAVTELSLSRWGRTIGTGLALGAALQGLTILVVALLGKVQVVAVKPAASVLIPLSVAFSVAIFEEVLLRGILFRIAEEKLGSYWALAISALVFGLLHLANPGSTLLSGLCVVVAGAVFGLAYVATRNLWFPIAIHFAWNFVQSGIFGAVTSGNEKTSSLLTTNLMGHPLLTGGAFGPEASFQAVLLLLLAAALLQQKAKRNLIIPRRNHKPAASAEVVLAG; from the coding sequence TTCCTGTCGACAGAAACTCCCGCAACCTCATCAAAGGGCTGATTTCTTCCGCGGCCGTAGTCTGGACTTACCGCAGCTTCTACGGGCGCATCGAGCGCCGGGCCGTTACGGAACTGTCGCTGAGCCGCTGGGGCAGGACTATTGGCACCGGACTGGCACTGGGCGCGGCTCTGCAAGGTCTGACTATCCTGGTCGTTGCGTTGCTTGGCAAGGTGCAGGTGGTAGCCGTGAAGCCGGCGGCCAGCGTACTGATTCCCCTGTCAGTGGCTTTCTCGGTGGCTATTTTTGAGGAAGTGCTGCTGCGCGGTATCCTGTTCAGAATTGCGGAAGAAAAGCTGGGCAGCTACTGGGCCCTGGCCATTTCAGCACTCGTTTTCGGACTGCTGCACCTGGCCAATCCGGGCAGTACGCTGTTGTCGGGACTGTGTGTGGTGGTGGCCGGGGCGGTGTTCGGCTTAGCCTACGTGGCTACCCGCAACCTATGGTTCCCAATTGCCATTCACTTCGCCTGGAATTTTGTGCAGTCAGGCATTTTTGGGGCCGTGACTTCCGGCAATGAAAAAACCAGCAGCCTGCTCACCACGAACCTCATGGGGCATCCGCTGCTAACCGGGGGCGCGTTTGGGCCGGAGGCCAGCTTCCAGGCCGTGTTGCTGCTGCTACTGGCCGCCGCGCTGCTGCAGCAAAAAGCCAAACGCAACCTGATTATTCCACGCCGGAACCACAAGCCCGCTGCCTCCGCCGAGGTTGTGTTGGCAGGGTAG
- a CDS encoding DUF808 domain-containing protein — MASGLFALLDDISALVKVSAASLDDVPAQVAKTTGKVSGIVIDDTAVTPKYVVGLDPSRELSIIFQIAKKSLFNKLLILTPAALVLGYFAPWAITPILMLGGAYLCYEGYEKVHSMFSQHPEAHAETEQLETITPEELEKQRVAGAVRTDIILSAEIMAIAYSQVTDQPIVNQIVVMLAVAVFITVAVYGFVGLIVKADDIGLHLAEGDNSAATKSFGRGLVKFMPKFLSILSYVGTAAMLWVGAEIIAHGIPFTAHLLHDLEVALASMPAVAWLAKVVACGLGGLVIGFVVDQVVRLVKKLMPAKKEVAQ; from the coding sequence ATGGCCTCCGGACTTTTTGCATTACTAGATGATATTTCGGCTTTAGTGAAAGTCAGTGCCGCCAGCCTGGACGATGTGCCGGCGCAGGTGGCTAAAACCACCGGCAAGGTGTCGGGCATCGTGATTGACGATACGGCCGTGACGCCCAAATACGTGGTCGGCCTCGACCCCAGCCGGGAGCTGTCCATCATCTTCCAGATTGCCAAAAAGTCGCTGTTCAACAAGCTGTTGATTCTGACCCCGGCGGCGCTGGTGCTTGGCTACTTCGCGCCCTGGGCCATCACGCCCATCCTGATGCTGGGCGGGGCTTACCTGTGCTACGAGGGCTACGAGAAGGTGCACTCCATGTTCAGCCAGCACCCCGAGGCCCACGCGGAAACCGAGCAGCTGGAAACCATTACGCCGGAGGAGCTGGAAAAGCAGCGCGTGGCCGGTGCCGTCCGCACCGACATCATCTTGTCGGCTGAAATCATGGCCATTGCCTACAGCCAGGTAACCGACCAGCCCATCGTGAACCAGATTGTGGTGATGCTGGCCGTGGCGGTGTTCATCACGGTGGCCGTGTACGGCTTCGTAGGGCTGATTGTGAAAGCCGACGACATCGGCCTGCACCTGGCCGAGGGCGACAACAGCGCGGCCACCAAGAGCTTCGGCCGCGGCCTCGTGAAGTTCATGCCGAAGTTTCTCAGCATCCTGAGCTACGTGGGCACCGCCGCCATGCTGTGGGTGGGTGCCGAAATCATTGCCCACGGCATCCCCTTCACCGCCCATCTGCTGCACGACCTAGAAGTAGCCCTGGCCTCCATGCCCGCCGTGGCCTGGCTGGCCAAAGTAGTGGCCTGCGGCCTAGGCGGTCTGGTGATTGGCTTCGTGGTTGACCAGGTAGTACGGCTGGTAAAGAAGCTGATGCCGGCCAAGAAGGAGGTTGCGCAGTAG
- a CDS encoding alpha/beta hydrolase, translating to MLAALSLNAVAFFHAWRFTHFTTEAGSHTDNPEQLTALQKVGILLTGIKNPKPVNQQRPAFPYRTVYLSSPNGWLETWYATVPRARGTVALFHGYTSCKSKLLTEAGYFRSLGYNVLLTDFAGNGGSAGNVCTVGHHEAADVATAVRWLQQQPGPVFIYANSMGAVATLRAEAELGVRPAANILECPYGSMLQTAQSRFRSMHVPPFPMANLLVLWGGLANNFWAFDLDATRYAAQVSTPTLLLWGTADPRVTRPETDAIFAALAGPKQRQDFVGSGHEPYWWKHQVLWKRRVAHWCSRHAPVR from the coding sequence TTGCTGGCAGCCCTATCCCTAAACGCCGTGGCGTTCTTCCACGCCTGGCGCTTCACGCATTTTACCACTGAAGCCGGCTCCCACACCGATAACCCGGAGCAGCTGACGGCGCTGCAGAAAGTGGGCATTCTGCTCACGGGTATCAAAAACCCCAAGCCTGTCAACCAGCAGCGGCCGGCTTTCCCATACCGCACGGTGTACCTCAGCAGCCCTAACGGGTGGCTGGAAACCTGGTACGCCACGGTGCCCCGGGCGCGCGGCACCGTGGCCCTGTTTCACGGCTATACCAGTTGCAAAAGCAAACTCCTGACCGAAGCCGGCTACTTCCGTAGCCTCGGCTACAACGTGCTGCTCACCGACTTTGCCGGCAACGGCGGCTCAGCGGGCAACGTCTGCACCGTGGGCCACCACGAAGCCGCCGACGTAGCCACGGCCGTGCGCTGGCTGCAGCAGCAACCCGGCCCGGTGTTCATCTACGCCAACTCCATGGGGGCCGTGGCCACGCTGCGCGCCGAAGCTGAGTTGGGCGTCCGGCCCGCCGCCAATATCCTGGAGTGCCCCTACGGCTCGATGCTGCAGACCGCGCAAAGCCGCTTCCGCTCCATGCACGTGCCGCCCTTCCCGATGGCCAACTTGCTGGTGCTGTGGGGTGGCCTGGCCAACAACTTCTGGGCTTTCGACCTCGACGCCACGCGCTACGCCGCCCAAGTCAGCACGCCCACCCTGCTGCTCTGGGGCACCGCCGACCCGCGCGTGACCCGCCCGGAAACCGACGCCATTTTCGCGGCACTGGCCGGCCCCAAGCAGCGGCAAGATTTTGTGGGTTCTGGCCACGAGCCGTACTGGTGGAAGCATCAGGTGCTTTGGAAACGTAGAGTAGCCCACTGGTGTAGCCGCCACGCACCGGTTCGTTGA
- a CDS encoding acetate/propionate family kinase — protein sequence MHIFVINSGSSSLKYQLFRWPQEQPLARGLVERIGLPDGQLTHTTLQPDGQEHTERHTLPIPDHRTGLEHAMRLLTDPATGVLQNPADVQLVGHRAVHGGEEFREPTLVTPEVKARIRELFPLAPLHNPANLLGMEVAEQLFPQARQVAVFDTAFHSTLPPHAYRFALPEELYTRHGLRAYGFHGTSHQFVSRETLRYLGQPDARVITVHLGNGCSMAATVAGRAVDTSMGFGPMNGLVMGTRAGDTDQAVIFHLVEQLGYSLDDVKNLLNKESGMLGLTGHSDMRDITRLLNEGDPRARLAYDLYAHRIKKYLGSFLAVLNGADAVVFTGGVGENDALVRQLVCANLDFLGIQLDETENARRAPGTRDLSAPGSRVRVLVVPTNEELEIARLCAVIGV from the coding sequence ATGCACATCTTCGTCATCAACTCCGGCAGCAGCTCACTGAAGTACCAACTGTTTCGCTGGCCGCAGGAGCAGCCGCTGGCCCGCGGGCTGGTGGAGCGCATCGGCCTGCCCGATGGCCAGCTCACGCACACCACCCTACAACCCGACGGCCAGGAGCACACCGAGCGCCACACCCTGCCCATCCCCGACCACCGCACCGGCCTGGAACATGCCATGCGCCTGCTCACCGACCCCGCCACCGGCGTGCTGCAAAACCCCGCCGATGTGCAGCTGGTGGGCCACCGGGCCGTGCACGGCGGTGAGGAATTCCGGGAGCCAACGCTGGTAACGCCGGAAGTGAAGGCCCGCATCCGGGAGCTGTTTCCGCTGGCCCCGCTGCACAACCCGGCCAACCTGCTGGGCATGGAGGTGGCCGAGCAGCTGTTTCCGCAGGCCCGGCAAGTGGCGGTGTTCGACACGGCGTTTCATAGCACGCTCCCGCCCCACGCCTACCGCTTCGCGCTGCCCGAGGAGCTGTACACCCGGCACGGGCTGCGCGCCTACGGCTTCCACGGCACCAGCCACCAGTTTGTGAGCCGCGAAACCCTGCGCTACCTGGGCCAGCCCGACGCCCGCGTGATTACAGTGCACCTGGGCAACGGCTGCAGCATGGCCGCCACCGTGGCCGGCCGCGCCGTGGATACCAGCATGGGCTTCGGCCCCATGAACGGGCTGGTGATGGGCACCCGCGCCGGCGACACCGATCAGGCCGTCATTTTCCACCTGGTAGAGCAGTTGGGCTACTCGCTCGACGACGTGAAGAACCTGCTCAACAAGGAAAGCGGCATGCTCGGCCTCACCGGCCACAGCGACATGCGCGACATCACGCGCCTGCTCAACGAAGGCGACCCGCGCGCCCGCCTCGCCTACGACCTCTATGCCCACCGCATCAAGAAATACCTCGGCAGCTTCCTGGCCGTCCTCAACGGGGCCGATGCCGTGGTGTTCACGGGCGGCGTGGGCGAAAACGACGCGCTGGTGCGCCAGCTGGTGTGCGCAAACCTGGATTTCCTGGGCATCCAACTCGATGAAACCGAAAACGCCCGCCGCGCCCCCGGCACCCGCGACTTATCGGCACCCGGCAGCCGGGTGCGGGTGCTGGTAGTGCCCACCAACGAGGAGCTGGAAATTGCGCGGCTGTGCGCAGTGATTGGTGTATAA
- the pta gene encoding phosphate acetyltransferase has translation MSKAVFIATAEPYSGKSVVTLGLVHLLLGQAQRVGYFKPIITPLADGQPDYHIQTVLQHFQLPLAYPDTYAYTGQEALRMVEAGRAGELLDTIIHRFKQLEAAHDFVVVEGTDFVGSSLALELDLNWQVARNLSVPVVLLISGLDKTVEQLVNAALSIRRDALESEVQVLALVLNRVAPAQLDEVRTLLRDQLPPETQLALIPESPALRSPTMQEIHDQLGGELLFGADQLTNPVDHFINGSMQVPNFLLRLEENVLIITPGDRADLILSALQANMSASYPRVAGLVLTSGYRPEDSVLRLIEGLPVAVPMLLVESGTFQTTTRIGNIQARIGPQQTKKIRLAIQTFERHLDAPRLLEQLSTFAPRGLTPHMFQYQLLQWARSQRKHIVLPEGNDDRVLRAAARLLEQDVVSLTILGDPTQILAAAKRLGRPLDPQRVQLLDPQHSALFQDFAETLFELRRSKGVTLEMARDLMTDVSYFGSMMVYKGLADGMVSGAVHTTQHTIRPALQFIKTRPGVSVVSSVFFMCLPDRVAVFGDCAVNPNPTAEQLAEIAISSADSSRRFGIEPRVAMLSYSSGTSGEGADVDKVRQATQLVRQLRPDLLVEGPIQYDAAVDPAVGQQKLPGSPVAGQASVLIFPDLNTGNNTYKAVQRETGALAIGPMLQGLNKPVNDLSRGCTVDDIYNTVLLTAIQAQG, from the coding sequence ATGAGCAAAGCCGTTTTCATTGCCACTGCCGAGCCGTACAGCGGCAAATCCGTTGTGACGCTGGGGCTGGTGCACCTGCTGCTGGGGCAGGCGCAGCGGGTGGGCTACTTCAAGCCCATCATCACGCCCCTCGCCGACGGCCAGCCCGACTACCACATCCAGACGGTGCTACAGCACTTCCAGCTGCCCCTCGCCTACCCCGACACCTACGCCTACACCGGCCAGGAGGCGCTGCGCATGGTGGAGGCCGGCCGCGCTGGCGAGCTGCTCGACACCATCATCCACCGCTTCAAGCAGCTGGAAGCCGCCCACGATTTTGTGGTGGTGGAAGGCACCGACTTCGTGGGCAGCAGCCTGGCACTGGAGCTGGACCTCAACTGGCAGGTGGCCCGCAACCTGAGCGTGCCGGTGGTACTGCTGATTTCAGGCCTCGACAAAACCGTTGAGCAGCTCGTCAACGCCGCCCTGTCCATCCGGCGCGACGCACTGGAAAGCGAGGTGCAGGTGCTGGCTTTGGTGCTCAACCGCGTGGCCCCGGCGCAGCTGGACGAGGTACGCACCCTACTGCGCGACCAGCTGCCGCCCGAAACCCAGCTGGCCCTCATTCCGGAAAGCCCGGCCCTGCGCAGCCCCACCATGCAGGAAATCCACGACCAGTTGGGCGGCGAGCTGCTGTTCGGGGCCGACCAGCTTACCAACCCCGTCGACCACTTCATCAACGGCTCGATGCAGGTGCCCAACTTTTTGCTGCGCCTCGAGGAAAACGTGCTCATCATCACGCCCGGCGACCGGGCCGACCTTATTTTAAGTGCCTTGCAGGCCAATATGTCGGCCAGCTACCCGCGCGTAGCGGGGCTGGTGCTCACCAGCGGCTACCGGCCCGAAGACTCGGTGCTGCGCCTGATTGAGGGTTTGCCCGTGGCCGTGCCGATGCTGCTGGTGGAGTCGGGCACGTTCCAGACCACCACCCGCATCGGCAATATTCAGGCGCGCATCGGGCCACAGCAAACCAAGAAAATCCGGCTAGCCATCCAGACGTTTGAGCGCCACCTCGATGCGCCGCGCCTGCTGGAGCAGCTCAGCACGTTTGCGCCGCGCGGCCTCACGCCGCACATGTTCCAGTACCAGCTGCTGCAATGGGCGCGCAGTCAGCGCAAGCACATTGTATTGCCCGAAGGCAACGACGACCGGGTGCTACGCGCGGCGGCCCGCCTGCTGGAGCAGGACGTGGTGAGCCTCACCATCCTCGGCGACCCGACCCAGATTCTGGCCGCTGCCAAGCGCCTCGGCCGCCCCCTGGACCCGCAGCGCGTGCAGCTGCTCGACCCGCAACATTCCGCACTGTTCCAGGACTTCGCCGAAACCCTGTTCGAGCTGCGCCGCAGCAAGGGCGTGACCCTGGAAATGGCCCGCGACCTGATGACCGACGTGTCGTACTTCGGCTCGATGATGGTGTACAAGGGCCTGGCCGACGGTATGGTGTCGGGGGCGGTGCACACCACGCAGCACACCATTCGGCCGGCGCTGCAGTTTATCAAGACGCGGCCGGGCGTGTCGGTGGTGTCGTCGGTGTTCTTTATGTGTCTGCCGGATCGGGTGGCCGTGTTTGGCGACTGCGCCGTGAACCCCAACCCCACCGCCGAGCAGCTGGCCGAAATTGCCATTTCCTCGGCCGACAGCTCCCGGCGCTTCGGCATCGAGCCGCGGGTGGCCATGCTGTCCTACTCCTCCGGCACCTCCGGCGAGGGCGCCGACGTGGACAAGGTGCGCCAGGCCACCCAGCTCGTGCGCCAGCTCCGCCCCGATTTGCTGGTGGAAGGCCCCATCCAGTACGATGCCGCCGTGGACCCCGCCGTGGGCCAGCAGAAGCTACCCGGCTCGCCGGTAGCCGGCCAGGCCAGCGTGCTCATCTTCCCCGACCTGAACACCGGCAACAACACCTACAAAGCCGTGCAGCGCGAAACCGGCGCCCTGGCTATCGGCCCGATGCTGCAGGGCCTGAACAAACCCGTCAACGACCTGAGCCGTGGCTGCACCGTCGACGACATCTACAACACGGTGCTGCTGACGGCCATTCAGGCGCAGGGCTAG
- a CDS encoding VWA domain-containing protein, with amino-acid sequence MPCLLAGAAYAALLYSAKAPWSRRLNYGLAALRFVVVSFLSFLLLSPFLNTTTTTTEKPTIVLAVDNSQSVALFTPRPVLSQATGGLRELAAALQAKGFTVETRPLAGPALAADSLRFTAPATDLNALLSGIQESYDGRNLAGVVLASDGIVNQGQSPTFAEFRFPIYSLALGDTVPKKDLSLPALTYNRVAFSGNRFPLEADLTYDGFAGGAAVVQLRENGRVLQTRRVALPAGQRRTKVAFTVVAPAPGKRRYEVVVERQAGEFTALNNSKFAYIEVVKGKLRVLLAGAAPHPDLKALRAAIQGNDNFDLVSYLPGISPLKAGQDYDVAILHQLPARSGVGAEVLAEVRRRRIPALYVLGAQSDFGAYNALGTGLTVQPRGSQTDDVTPTLNPAFSRFTFEEDALRRFAAYPPAPVPFGDYRLGGGAEAALWQQVGRVRTQKPLLVFGGTPQQRQATLLTEGSWQWRLQEAVEHDDRPEAYDRLVNRTLQLLTQNANKKRLDVYPTQDAFNSQDDVTFTAETYNTIFERIYGQQITLTLTDEQQKTRTFTYTTTEDGAPLHLGVLPGGLYRYVARATLSGQPQQDRGEVLVQEQQLEALQSRADHNLLYQLARRSNSRLYFPQQLQQLTDDILKADYKPVIYSQEDLKDLINLKWLFFVLLALATLEWATRKYSGGV; translated from the coding sequence TTGCCGTGCCTGCTGGCGGGCGCGGCCTATGCGGCGCTGCTCTATTCGGCCAAGGCCCCCTGGAGCCGCCGCCTGAACTACGGGCTGGCGGCGCTGCGCTTTGTGGTGGTGAGCTTCCTGAGCTTCCTGCTGCTCTCGCCCTTCCTCAACACTACGACCACCACCACCGAGAAACCCACCATCGTGCTGGCCGTCGACAACTCGCAGTCGGTGGCGCTGTTCACGCCCCGGCCGGTGCTGAGCCAGGCCACCGGCGGGCTGCGTGAGCTGGCCGCTGCCCTGCAGGCCAAGGGCTTCACGGTGGAAACCCGCCCGCTGGCCGGCCCGGCACTAGCTGCCGATTCGCTGCGCTTCACGGCTCCGGCCACCGACCTCAACGCCCTGCTCAGTGGAATCCAGGAAAGCTACGATGGCCGCAACCTGGCCGGCGTGGTGCTGGCCTCCGACGGCATCGTGAACCAGGGCCAGTCGCCTACTTTCGCGGAGTTCCGGTTCCCGATTTACAGCCTAGCCCTCGGCGACACGGTGCCGAAAAAAGACCTCAGCCTGCCCGCCCTCACCTACAACCGGGTGGCATTCAGCGGCAACCGCTTCCCCCTCGAAGCCGACCTCACCTACGACGGCTTTGCGGGCGGTGCGGCGGTAGTGCAGCTGCGCGAAAACGGCCGCGTGCTCCAGACCCGGCGCGTGGCGCTGCCCGCGGGCCAGCGGCGTACCAAGGTGGCCTTCACGGTGGTGGCTCCCGCCCCCGGCAAGCGCCGCTACGAGGTGGTGGTGGAGCGCCAGGCCGGCGAATTCACGGCCCTCAACAACAGCAAGTTTGCCTACATCGAGGTGGTGAAAGGCAAGCTGCGGGTGCTGCTGGCCGGTGCCGCCCCCCACCCCGACCTCAAGGCCCTGCGCGCCGCCATCCAGGGCAATGACAACTTCGACCTTGTCTCCTACCTGCCCGGCATTAGCCCCCTGAAAGCCGGCCAGGACTATGATGTGGCCATTCTGCACCAGCTCCCGGCCCGCTCCGGCGTGGGGGCTGAGGTGCTGGCCGAGGTGCGCCGCCGCCGCATTCCGGCCTTGTACGTGCTGGGCGCGCAGTCTGATTTTGGGGCCTACAACGCCCTCGGCACCGGCCTCACGGTGCAGCCCCGCGGCTCCCAGACGGACGACGTGACGCCCACGCTCAACCCAGCTTTCTCGCGCTTCACCTTCGAGGAAGATGCTCTGCGCCGCTTTGCCGCCTACCCGCCCGCCCCGGTGCCGTTCGGCGACTACCGGCTGGGCGGCGGCGCCGAAGCCGCGCTCTGGCAGCAGGTGGGCCGAGTGCGCACCCAGAAGCCGCTGCTGGTCTTCGGAGGCACTCCGCAGCAGCGCCAGGCCACCCTGCTCACCGAGGGCAGCTGGCAGTGGCGCCTGCAGGAAGCCGTGGAGCACGATGACCGGCCCGAAGCCTACGACCGGCTGGTGAACCGCACGCTGCAGCTGCTCACCCAGAACGCCAACAAGAAGCGCCTCGACGTGTACCCCACCCAAGACGCCTTCAACTCGCAGGACGACGTGACCTTTACGGCCGAAACATACAACACCATCTTCGAGCGCATCTACGGCCAGCAAATCACGCTCACGCTCACCGACGAGCAGCAGAAAACCCGCACTTTCACCTACACCACCACCGAAGACGGCGCCCCGCTGCACCTGGGCGTGCTGCCCGGCGGCCTCTACCGCTACGTGGCCCGCGCCACCCTCTCGGGCCAGCCGCAGCAGGACCGCGGCGAGGTGCTGGTGCAGGAGCAGCAGCTCGAAGCCCTGCAAAGCCGCGCCGACCACAACCTGCTCTACCAGCTGGCCCGCCGCAGCAACTCCCGCCTCTACTTCCCCCAGCAGCTCCAGCAGCTGACGGATGATATTCTGAAGGCCGACTACAAGCCCGTCATCTACTCGCAGGAGGATTTAAAGGACTTGATCAACCTGAAGTGGCTGTTTTTTGTGCTGCTGGCGCTGGCCACGCTGGAATGGGCCACCCGCAAGTATTCGGGTGGCGTGTAA
- a CDS encoding pseudouridine synthase: protein MRYILLNKPYEVLTQFTDEAGRKTLKDFVAVPDIYPVGRLDYDSEGLVLLTDDKQLQHRLSEPRFKVPKTYWAQVEGIPTEAALENLRRGVDLKTGYTSPAEVALLPEAPELWERSKPVRFRAAIPTSWVQIRISQGMNRQVRKMTAAVGFPTLRLVRSSIADLAVAELQPGQWRELTEVEVQALREDMAAQTAAAGTYKPTTKTSEYWPGGVRPANSKTGQNSAGGYNRGGFGGQSGAKPGGADGRGAGRPGTFSAKPSNGKPKNASPGKTGSKPGPKSAGRGTVGRKPGSAGGGRSSRG, encoded by the coding sequence ATGCGTTACATTCTGCTCAACAAGCCCTACGAAGTCCTCACTCAGTTCACCGACGAAGCCGGGCGCAAAACGCTTAAGGATTTCGTGGCCGTACCCGACATTTATCCGGTAGGCCGGCTGGACTACGATTCCGAGGGCCTCGTGCTGCTCACTGACGATAAGCAGTTGCAACACCGCCTGTCGGAGCCGCGCTTCAAGGTGCCGAAAACGTACTGGGCGCAGGTGGAAGGCATTCCGACCGAGGCCGCGCTGGAAAACCTGCGCCGCGGCGTCGACCTGAAAACCGGCTACACCAGCCCGGCCGAGGTGGCGTTGCTGCCGGAGGCGCCCGAGCTGTGGGAACGCAGCAAGCCGGTGCGCTTTCGGGCCGCCATTCCCACCAGCTGGGTACAAATCCGGATTTCGCAGGGCATGAACCGGCAGGTGCGCAAGATGACGGCCGCCGTGGGCTTCCCCACTCTGCGCCTCGTGCGCTCCAGCATCGCCGATCTGGCCGTAGCGGAGCTGCAGCCCGGCCAGTGGCGCGAGTTGACCGAAGTGGAAGTGCAGGCCCTGCGTGAAGACATGGCCGCCCAGACGGCCGCCGCCGGCACCTACAAGCCCACCACCAAAACCTCGGAATACTGGCCCGGCGGCGTGCGCCCGGCCAACAGCAAAACCGGCCAGAACAGCGCCGGCGGCTACAACCGGGGCGGGTTTGGCGGCCAGAGCGGTGCCAAACCCGGCGGCGCCGATGGTCGCGGGGCCGGCCGGCCGGGCACGTTCAGCGCCAAGCCCTCCAACGGCAAGCCCAAAAACGCCTCGCCCGGCAAAACCGGCAGCAAGCCCGGCCCAAAATCGGCGGGGCGGGGCACGGTGGGGCGCAAGCCCGGTTCGGCCGGTGGCGGCCGTAGCAGCCGCGGCTAG